CGTCGACGGGCCGACGGACAGCGGCGTCTGGCGGAACTTCCGCCTGCTCGAGGCGTGGGACCGGCTCTCGCTGTACTGCTGTCGTAACGCCGACCCCGAGCCGACGACGCTCGAACCGGTCCCGCTCACCCCGGACGCGGCTGACGTGGCGCTCGAACTCACGCCCGTCGACGCGACGACCGTTCGTCTCGACCCCTATCCGTTCGTCCGGTCACCGATGGCGGTCCCGGTTCGAGCGCGGACGATTCCGGCCCGCGACTACGGTACGGAGACCGCGCTGCGTACAGCGTACTACGACGCCCCTCTCGAATCGGTCCCGTTCGAGTTCGTCGCGTGACCGTGCGGTGACGACATCCACTCGGGCAGGCGAGGGCGTGCTCGTGTCGTCGGTCGTGGCCGTGGACGGCCCAAAGTCGTTCTGTGTCGCGGAACGAGAGCGGAAGGCGGAGACCGTGCCTCGTCGGCCCCTCGGGGCCGACTCGTGGGCAGCAGACGTTTACCACGGGAGAGAACGCGGTTCTGTGTCGCGGAACGAGACGTGTCTTCGGAGCCACACGACAGCGTCGTCGGTTCCGGGTCGGGACAGCAGTCGCGAGGGCGGCGAGGGCGGGACGGGCGACGAGAGCAGAGTCACATCGAGCGGTCGGGACGGACCACGGCGGCGTCCGCTACTCGCCGCTGGGACTCCCGATGACGAGCGAACGGACGGCAGACGCGTAGACGCTCATCTCCCGCCCCTTCGAGGAGTACCGGGTGCCGACGACGGTGACGAGTCCGGCGTCCTCGAGTTTCGAGAGGTGGTAGCCGACGTTCTGCAGCGACGTGTCGACCCGGTCGGCGACCTCGCCGGGCGTCCCCGGTTCGTCACTCAGTTCGACCAGAATCGACTGTGCGGTCTTCGAGGTGAGCGAGTCCAGCACGGGGCCTGCCTCCTCGAGCGAGAGACACCGGTGGTCGGGGTCGGGCGCGTCACACTGCTCCGCGTTCAGACGTTCGAGCGTCGACATCAACAGACAGTACCGGTGGAGATAATAATAGCCTCATGCCGTGGCTGTTCGGTATCCGCGGAGGCTACACGGAGAGGTCGTCGAACACCGTCGTGAGCAGTTTGCGGTGGGCCGCCTGCAGG
This is a stretch of genomic DNA from Salinigranum halophilum. It encodes these proteins:
- a CDS encoding ArsR/SmtB family transcription factor encodes the protein MSTLERLNAEQCDAPDPDHRCLSLEEAGPVLDSLTSKTAQSILVELSDEPGTPGEVADRVDTSLQNVGYHLSKLEDAGLVTVVGTRYSSKGREMSVYASAVRSLVIGSPSGE